In Shinella sp. XGS7, a single genomic region encodes these proteins:
- a CDS encoding serine hydrolase: protein MSSTPDTPDTAARLAEAIAFAQAHECPWPRDPAQDPAAWGVHHEDPPPWNRLRGPVHARGPQGGVVWQGGRERAAWGEPGRPDLTFSVAKTYLALLAGVAQREGLLPDLQRPVVEQLPGIGFDSPHNRPISWAMLLDQTSEWEGECFGLPDQVDRWRKVAHDPRPAGGPKGGPRPLQAPGSYWEYNDVRINQLALALLHLFRRPLPEVFLNEILRPLGGGEGFAWRGYEDAWLTLPGLGRVQSVPGGTHWGGGVSISARDQARVGQLLLAGGVHAGRQILPRDWVDGLQQPCAIAPFYGRLVWLNREGRYFPGASPQAFFMVGAGGHYTWIEPALDAVIVLRWLDGSQAPGVMRRFSQALGAA, encoded by the coding sequence ATGTCCAGCACCCCCGACACCCCCGACACCGCAGCCCGCCTGGCCGAGGCCATCGCCTTCGCCCAGGCGCATGAATGCCCCTGGCCCCGCGACCCCGCGCAGGACCCCGCCGCCTGGGGCGTGCACCACGAGGACCCGCCGCCCTGGAACCGCCTGCGCGGCCCGGTGCATGCGCGCGGGCCCCAGGGCGGTGTGGTCTGGCAGGGTGGGCGCGAGCGGGCGGCCTGGGGCGAGCCGGGGCGGCCCGACCTGACCTTCAGCGTGGCCAAGACCTATCTGGCCCTGCTGGCCGGCGTGGCCCAGCGCGAAGGCCTGCTGCCCGACCTGCAACGGCCGGTGGTCGAGCAGTTGCCCGGCATAGGCTTTGACAGCCCGCACAACCGCCCCATCAGCTGGGCCATGCTGCTGGATCAGACCAGCGAGTGGGAGGGGGAGTGCTTCGGCCTGCCCGACCAGGTGGACCGCTGGCGCAAGGTGGCGCATGACCCGCGCCCGGCCGGTGGCCCCAAGGGCGGGCCGCGCCCGCTGCAGGCGCCGGGCAGCTACTGGGAATACAACGATGTGCGCATCAACCAGCTGGCGCTGGCCCTGCTGCACCTGTTCCGCCGGCCCCTGCCCGAGGTGTTCCTGAACGAGATCCTGCGGCCGCTGGGCGGTGGCGAGGGCTTTGCCTGGCGCGGCTATGAGGACGCCTGGCTGACGCTGCCCGGCCTGGGCCGCGTGCAGTCGGTGCCGGGCGGCACGCACTGGGGCGGCGGTGTCTCGATCAGCGCGCGCGACCAGGCACGCGTCGGCCAGCTGCTGCTGGCGGGTGGCGTACACGCGGGCCGCCAGATCCTTCCGCGCGACTGGGTGGACGGCCTGCAGCAACCCTGCGCCATCGCGCCCTTCTATGGCCGCCTGGTCTGGCTCAACCGCGAGGGCCGCTATTTCCCCGGCGCCTCGCCGCAGGCCTTCTTCATGGTGGGCGCGGGCGGGCACTACACCTGGATCGAACCGGCCCTGGACGCGGTGATCGTGCTGCGCTGGCTGGACGGCAGCCAGGCGCCGGGCGTGATGCGGCGCTTCAGCCAGGCCCTGGGCGCGGCCTGA
- a CDS encoding metal ABC transporter solute-binding protein, Zn/Mn family produces the protein MRLLGAGLLLGLALPARALTVFACEPEWAALTRVLAPQARLHVATHAGQDPHHIEARPSLIAQLRAADLAVCTGAGLESGWLPMLRQRAGREPLLFEASDYVALIDAQPGARATPWSGDVHAEGNPHIHTDPRRLLEVAAGLAEQLQTLLPAAERPAVAQRLAAFQQDWRGRIAAWERQAAPLRGRAVAAQHSSFGYLFAWLGLRPVADLEPKPGMAPTPGHLQQLLASLRAQPPAAVVISSYQDPRPGRWLSGQLGGTPLLVLPATVGEDAAGPELAQWVDGLLQQLLAMPGR, from the coding sequence ATGCGGCTGCTGGGGGCTGGCCTGCTGCTGGGCCTGGCCCTGCCGGCGCGCGCGCTCACCGTGTTTGCCTGCGAGCCCGAGTGGGCGGCACTGACCCGGGTGCTGGCGCCGCAGGCCAGGCTGCATGTGGCCACCCATGCCGGCCAGGACCCGCATCACATCGAGGCGCGGCCCAGCCTGATCGCCCAGCTGCGCGCCGCCGATCTGGCGGTCTGCACCGGGGCGGGCCTGGAGTCGGGCTGGCTGCCCATGCTGCGCCAGCGGGCCGGGCGCGAGCCCCTGCTCTTCGAGGCCAGCGACTATGTGGCCCTGATCGATGCCCAGCCCGGCGCCCGCGCCACGCCCTGGAGCGGCGATGTGCATGCCGAGGGCAACCCCCACATCCACACCGACCCGCGCCGCCTGCTGGAGGTGGCTGCCGGCCTGGCCGAGCAGCTGCAGACCCTGCTGCCCGCGGCCGAGCGCCCGGCCGTGGCCCAGCGCCTGGCGGCTTTCCAGCAGGACTGGCGCGGCCGCATCGCGGCCTGGGAGCGCCAGGCCGCGCCGCTGCGCGGCCGCGCGGTGGCGGCCCAGCACAGCAGCTTTGGCTATCTCTTCGCCTGGCTGGGCCTGCGCCCGGTGGCCGATCTGGAACCCAAGCCCGGCATGGCGCCCACCCCCGGCCATCTGCAGCAGCTGCTGGCGAGCCTGCGCGCCCAGCCGCCCGCGGCCGTGGTGATCAGCAGCTACCAGGACCCGCGCCCGGGCCGCTGGCTCAGCGGCCAGCTGGGCGGCACGCCTTTGCTGGTGCTGCCCGCCACCGTGGGCGAGGACGCCGCCGGGCCCGAGCTGGCGCAGTGGGTGGACGGCCTGCTGCAGCAGCTGCTGGCCATGCCGGGGCGCTGA
- a CDS encoding histidine phosphatase family protein, whose translation MPSNTSQHILSRRRLLQLAAAAGWPGLALAAGPEAEALALLKRGGVVLAMRHALAPGTFDPPGFKLGDCSTQRNLSEQGRAQARALGERLRGAGLKPGRVRSSPWCRCMDTAELAFGRAEAWPALGSPRAGSEETNAQSLAELRQALGAAVRQGAGFEVWVSHMFVLSDLLGVNTASGEGLVLGLDAAGAPRVLARLPG comes from the coding sequence ATGCCCTCGAACACCTCGCAACACATCCTCTCGCGCCGCCGGCTGCTGCAGCTGGCCGCGGCAGCGGGCTGGCCCGGTCTGGCCCTGGCGGCCGGTCCCGAGGCCGAGGCCCTGGCCCTGCTCAAGCGCGGCGGCGTGGTGCTGGCCATGCGCCATGCCCTGGCCCCCGGCACCTTCGATCCCCCGGGCTTCAAGTTGGGCGACTGCAGCACTCAGCGCAATCTCAGCGAGCAGGGCAGGGCGCAGGCGCGTGCCCTGGGCGAGCGCCTGCGTGGCGCCGGCCTGAAGCCGGGCCGGGTGCGCAGCAGCCCCTGGTGCCGCTGCATGGACACGGCCGAGCTGGCCTTCGGCCGCGCCGAGGCCTGGCCGGCCCTGGGCTCGCCGCGCGCCGGCAGCGAGGAGACGAATGCGCAGAGCCTGGCCGAGCTGCGTCAGGCCCTGGGCGCGGCGGTGCGCCAGGGGGCCGGCTTCGAGGTCTGGGTCTCGCATATGTTCGTGCTCAGCGATCTGCTGGGCGTGAACACCGCTTCGGGCGAGGGCCTGGTGCTGGGCCTGGACGCGGCAGGCGCGCCGCGGGTGCTGGCGCGCCTGCCCGGCTAG
- a CDS encoding chorismate lyase: MGIASRAGLRAWLRAPGSLSRRLAALGQKYEVRVLRQTVAPLRAAEKRALGLPPRGCTVVREVILSVDGRPLVWARSALHGAALAGPWKALKGLGSKPLGHLLYADPRVRRSELQPRRLARHGHTWRQMAGQWEAATGAPPSTQMLWSRNSVFTRHGAQLRVMELFAPDLGGSRPPNT, translated from the coding sequence ATGGGAATCGCGAGCCGTGCCGGCTTGCGCGCCTGGTTGCGCGCGCCCGGCTCCCTGAGTCGCCGTCTGGCGGCCCTGGGCCAGAAGTACGAAGTCCGCGTGCTGCGCCAGACCGTGGCGCCGCTGCGTGCGGCCGAGAAGCGCGCCCTGGGTCTGCCGCCGCGCGGCTGCACCGTGGTGCGCGAGGTGATCCTCAGTGTGGACGGCCGGCCCCTGGTCTGGGCCCGCTCGGCCCTGCATGGCGCCGCCCTGGCCGGGCCCTGGAAGGCGCTCAAGGGCCTGGGGTCCAAGCCCCTGGGCCATCTGCTCTATGCCGATCCGCGGGTGCGCCGCAGCGAGCTGCAGCCGCGCCGCCTGGCCCGCCACGGCCACACCTGGCGCCAGATGGCCGGGCAATGGGAGGCCGCCACCGGGGCGCCGCCCTCGACCCAGATGCTGTGGTCGCGCAACTCGGTCTTCACCCGCCATGGCGCCCAGCTGCGGGTGATGGAGCTGTTCGCGCCCGATCTGGGGGGCAGCCGGCCGCCAAATACCTGA
- the proC gene encoding pyrroline-5-carboxylate reductase — protein MSFPRIAFIGGGNMASAILGGLLRAGRPPESLLVLEPSAAQRERLAGELGLQACADAAALSTAGLDQAALVVWAVKPQLFGEAAAPLAGQLGQALQLSVMAGIPSEALRRASGSERVVRAMPNTPALIGQGMTGLYAREAVSAADRQLVEQVLAPTGAWLWLAQESQIDAVTALSGSGPAYFFFVVEAMMQAAQTLGLSAEQGRQLALATCAGAAALALQSEDSPTQLREKVTSKGGTTHAAISSLQADGVDAALRRAVLAAAQRARELGEEFGR, from the coding sequence ATGAGCTTTCCCCGCATCGCATTCATAGGCGGCGGCAATATGGCCAGCGCCATCCTGGGCGGCCTCTTGCGCGCCGGTCGTCCGCCCGAGTCCCTGCTGGTGCTGGAGCCCAGCGCCGCGCAGCGCGAGCGACTGGCCGGCGAGCTGGGCCTGCAGGCCTGCGCCGACGCTGCCGCCCTGAGCACGGCCGGTCTGGACCAGGCGGCCCTGGTGGTATGGGCCGTCAAGCCCCAGCTCTTTGGCGAGGCCGCCGCGCCCCTGGCCGGCCAGCTGGGCCAGGCCCTGCAGCTCTCGGTGATGGCCGGCATTCCCAGCGAGGCCTTGCGGCGCGCCAGCGGCAGCGAGCGCGTGGTGCGCGCCATGCCCAACACCCCGGCCCTGATCGGCCAGGGCATGACGGGGCTGTACGCCCGCGAGGCCGTCTCGGCCGCCGACCGCCAGCTGGTGGAGCAGGTGCTGGCGCCCACGGGCGCCTGGCTGTGGCTGGCGCAGGAGTCGCAGATCGATGCGGTGACCGCGCTCTCGGGCTCGGGGCCGGCCTATTTCTTCTTCGTGGTCGAGGCCATGATGCAGGCGGCCCAGACCCTGGGCCTGAGCGCCGAGCAGGGCCGCCAGCTGGCCCTGGCCACCTGTGCCGGCGCCGCGGCCCTGGCCCTGCAGTCCGAGGATTCGCCCACCCAGCTGCGCGAGAAGGTCACCTCCAAGGGCGGCACCACGCATGCCGCCATCAGCAGCCTGCAGGCCGACGGGGTGGATGCCGCCCTGCGTCGCGCCGTGCTGGCCGCCGCCCAGCGTGCGCGCGAGCTGGGCGAGGAATTCGGACGCTGA
- a CDS encoding tripartite tricarboxylate transporter substrate binding protein, with product MPKSPSALPRRRWLLATLLPLALPGALQAAEPAWPAKPLRIVVPYAPGGSSDAVARLLGERLHAALGQAVAVENKPGASGTTGMDQVAKAAPDGQTLAFAAISPLTLNPHLQPRMPYDALKDLAPVAQVMYAPVYLMATQAFTGKSLADAIAQAKARPGALNMASSGMGSIGHLMLEQIGRKAGVRFNHIPYKGGGQVTNDALGGQFELFTANPAPALNAQIANGRLRVLAVAAPQRLATLPEVPTLAELGYAEANLSSVFGLFAPARTPRELQLRINAEFNKLLAAKDIQERLAKLDLVVSAASVDAFAARVRQEHEANARVVREAGIRNED from the coding sequence ATGCCCAAGTCCCCGTCCGCCCTGCCCCGCCGCCGCTGGCTGCTCGCCACCCTGCTGCCCCTGGCCCTGCCCGGCGCCCTGCAGGCCGCCGAGCCGGCCTGGCCCGCCAAGCCCCTGCGCATCGTCGTGCCCTATGCGCCCGGCGGAAGCAGCGACGCGGTGGCCCGCCTGCTGGGCGAGCGCCTGCATGCCGCCCTGGGCCAGGCGGTGGCGGTGGAGAACAAGCCCGGCGCCAGCGGCACCACGGGCATGGACCAGGTGGCCAAGGCCGCGCCGGACGGCCAGACCCTGGCCTTTGCCGCCATCAGCCCGCTCACGCTCAACCCGCATCTGCAGCCGCGCATGCCTTATGACGCGCTCAAGGACCTGGCCCCCGTGGCGCAAGTGATGTACGCCCCGGTCTATCTGATGGCCACCCAGGCCTTCACGGGCAAGAGCCTGGCCGACGCCATCGCCCAGGCCAAGGCCCGGCCCGGCGCGCTGAACATGGCCAGCTCGGGCATGGGCAGCATCGGCCACCTGATGCTGGAGCAGATCGGCCGCAAGGCCGGCGTGCGCTTCAACCACATCCCCTACAAGGGCGGCGGCCAGGTCACCAATGACGCGCTGGGTGGCCAGTTCGAGCTCTTCACCGCCAACCCGGCCCCGGCCCTGAACGCGCAGATCGCCAATGGCCGCCTGCGCGTGCTGGCCGTGGCCGCGCCGCAGCGCCTGGCCACCCTGCCCGAGGTGCCCACCCTGGCCGAGCTGGGCTATGCCGAGGCCAATCTCAGCTCGGTGTTCGGCCTCTTCGCGCCGGCCCGCACGCCGCGCGAGCTGCAGCTGCGCATCAATGCCGAGTTCAACAAGCTGCTGGCGGCCAAGGACATCCAGGAGCGTCTGGCCAAGCTGGACCTGGTGGTGAGCGCCGCCAGCGTGGACGCTTTCGCCGCCCGCGTGCGCCAGGAGCATGAGGCCAATGCGCGCGTGGTGCGCGAGGCCGGCATCCGCAACGAGGACTGA
- a CDS encoding SMR family transporter, producing MTISSSYLYLGIAIVAEVIATSALKSSESFTRLWPSLLTLAGYVLAFYFLSLTLRSIPVGIAYALWSGVGIVLISLLGWWVHKQTLDLPALLGLGLIIAGVLVINLFSKSVSH from the coding sequence ATGACGATCAGCAGCAGCTATCTCTACCTGGGCATTGCCATCGTGGCCGAGGTCATCGCCACCAGCGCGCTCAAGAGCTCGGAGTCCTTCACCCGTCTGTGGCCCAGCCTTCTCACCCTGGCGGGCTATGTGCTGGCCTTCTACTTCCTGTCCCTGACCCTGCGCAGCATCCCGGTGGGCATCGCCTATGCGCTCTGGTCCGGCGTGGGCATCGTGCTGATCTCCCTGCTGGGCTGGTGGGTGCACAAGCAGACCCTGGACCTGCCGGCCCTGCTGGGCCTGGGGCTGATCATCGCGGGCGTGCTGGTGATCAATCTGTTCTCGAAGTCCGTGTCGCACTGA
- a CDS encoding general secretion pathway protein GspB, which translates to MSYILEALRRAESERERGKVPGLHSQAWAEGAAAAPATGRPGARRGAQPLLIGGLVLLLLAGAGAYMWWSRPAPAPAPAPAPVLASAEPAPPPAPTASVALPPPPPVPAAASALPLPPPPVVLPAPVPAPASTPAPAARPAAPIPTLAELSPALRAELPPLQVGGAMHSDTPANRMLILNGQVYREGDAIAPGLQLEQIQLRSAVLLYKGQRLRLSY; encoded by the coding sequence ATGTCCTACATCCTCGAAGCGCTGCGGCGCGCCGAATCCGAACGCGAACGCGGCAAGGTGCCGGGCCTGCACAGCCAGGCCTGGGCCGAGGGCGCCGCCGCGGCGCCGGCCACGGGCCGCCCCGGGGCGCGCCGGGGCGCGCAGCCGCTGCTGATCGGCGGCCTGGTCTTGCTGCTGCTGGCCGGCGCAGGGGCTTATATGTGGTGGAGCCGTCCGGCGCCTGCACCGGCTCCTGCACCGGCTCCCGTACTGGCCTCGGCTGAGCCGGCGCCGCCTCCCGCGCCCACGGCCTCCGTCGCGCTGCCGCCGCCACCGCCCGTGCCGGCCGCGGCCTCGGCCCTGCCGCTGCCGCCTCCGCCGGTGGTGCTGCCCGCACCCGTGCCAGCGCCGGCTTCCACGCCGGCCCCGGCCGCCCGTCCCGCCGCGCCCATCCCCACCCTGGCCGAGCTCAGCCCGGCCCTGCGCGCCGAGCTGCCGCCGCTGCAGGTGGGCGGCGCCATGCATTCCGACACGCCGGCCAACCGCATGCTCATCCTCAACGGCCAGGTCTACCGCGAGGGCGATGCCATCGCCCCGGGCCTGCAGCTGGAGCAGATCCAGCTGCGCAGCGCCGTGCTGCTCTACAAGGGCCAGCGCCTGCGCCTGAGCTACTGA
- a CDS encoding Fur family transcriptional regulator, with product MEQAPQRSTRQRTAIRATVDQAGRPLLAQEILEQAQLEVPGLSLATVYRNLKSLVESEELQVVQLPGENPRYEARHGHHHHFLCRHCQRVFDIDACPGNLARLAPAGFSVEDHELTLYGRCPDCQNA from the coding sequence ATGGAACAAGCCCCCCAGCGCTCAACCCGTCAGCGCACCGCCATCCGTGCCACCGTGGACCAGGCCGGCCGGCCCCTGCTGGCCCAGGAGATCCTGGAGCAGGCGCAGCTGGAGGTGCCGGGCCTGTCGCTGGCCACGGTCTACCGCAATCTCAAGAGCCTGGTGGAGAGCGAGGAGCTGCAGGTGGTGCAGCTGCCGGGCGAGAACCCGCGCTACGAGGCCCGCCATGGCCACCACCACCACTTTCTGTGCCGGCACTGCCAGCGCGTCTTCGACATCGACGCCTGCCCCGGCAATCTGGCCCGGCTGGCGCCGGCCGGCTTCAGCGTCGAGGACCATGAGCTGACCCTCTACGGCCGCTGCCCCGACTGCCAGAACGCCTGA
- a CDS encoding GTP-binding protein, translated as MLLPTATPAQPLPVTVLSGFLGAGKTTLLNHALTNRSGLRVAVIVNDMSEVNIDAALIRDGGADLSRTGEQLVEMTNGCICCTLRDDLLTEVRRLAEMNRFDYLLIESSGISEPLPVATTFDFRDEDGQSLSDVARLDTMVTVVDAANLLKDYGSQDFLAQRGETAGENDTRTLVELLVEQIEFADVVVLNKLDLISPAQREQVQGLLRALNPAAEIVEALRGQVPLDRILGTGLFDLEAASEQPGWARALEGDHLPETEAYGIASFVLQSREPLHPERFAAFMEYPFAGLLRAKGYVWLASRPDWVLAYSRAGQMATHEPLGRWWAAVPRERWPAPGTPERAGLERNWREPYGDRMNEMVFIGRALDRPAIEAAWRRLHLSPDERRRGPTYWAGLPDPFPAWEPAEALG; from the coding sequence ATGCTGCTGCCCACCGCCACCCCTGCCCAGCCCCTCCCCGTCACCGTCCTTTCCGGCTTTCTCGGCGCCGGCAAGACAACGCTTCTGAACCACGCCCTCACCAACCGCAGCGGCCTGCGCGTCGCCGTCATCGTCAACGACATGAGCGAGGTGAACATCGACGCCGCGCTCATCCGCGACGGCGGGGCGGACCTTTCGCGTACCGGCGAACAACTGGTCGAGATGACGAATGGCTGCATCTGCTGCACTTTGCGCGACGACCTTCTCACCGAGGTGCGCCGCCTCGCCGAGATGAACCGCTTCGATTACCTGCTCATCGAATCGAGCGGCATTTCCGAGCCCCTGCCCGTCGCCACCACCTTCGACTTCCGCGACGAGGACGGACAGAGCCTGTCGGATGTCGCGCGCCTCGACACGATGGTGACGGTGGTCGATGCCGCCAACCTCCTGAAGGACTACGGCTCGCAGGATTTCCTCGCCCAGCGCGGCGAGACGGCCGGGGAGAACGACACGCGCACGCTGGTGGAACTGCTGGTCGAGCAGATCGAATTCGCCGATGTGGTGGTGCTCAACAAGCTGGACCTGATCAGCCCCGCCCAGCGCGAGCAGGTGCAGGGCCTGCTGCGCGCGCTCAATCCGGCGGCCGAGATCGTGGAGGCGCTGCGCGGCCAGGTGCCGCTGGATCGCATCTTGGGCACCGGGCTCTTCGACCTGGAGGCCGCCAGCGAGCAGCCCGGCTGGGCCCGTGCCCTGGAGGGCGATCACCTGCCCGAGACCGAGGCCTATGGCATTGCCAGCTTTGTGCTGCAAAGCCGCGAGCCCCTGCATCCAGAGCGCTTTGCGGCCTTCATGGAATACCCCTTCGCCGGCCTGCTGCGCGCCAAGGGCTATGTCTGGCTGGCCAGCCGGCCCGACTGGGTGCTGGCCTACAGCCGCGCCGGCCAGATGGCCACGCACGAGCCCCTGGGCCGCTGGTGGGCGGCGGTGCCGCGCGAGCGCTGGCCCGCGCCGGGCACGCCGGAGCGCGCCGGCCTCGAGCGGAACTGGCGCGAGCCCTATGGCGACCGCATGAACGAGATGGTCTTCATCGGCCGCGCACTGGACCGCCCCGCCATCGAGGCCGCCTGGCGCCGGCTGCACCTGAGCCCGGATGAACGCCGGCGCGGCCCGACCTACTGGGCCGGCCTGCCCGATCCCTTCCCCGCCTGGGAGCCCGCCGAAGCGCTGGGCTGA